From one Nonomuraea polychroma genomic stretch:
- a CDS encoding BtrH N-terminal domain-containing protein, which yields MTDHKHLKRRVRERMAKTGESYTTAHRHVAGRAERHHHESALLRRVLGGGCSEAMLLGLGGGIGFMYFVFEYAGHAPMLTIVAQAHPEPMIPRALDRAGIPYESRQTGSPKVAERHLRAALAAGRQPICRVGRFQLPWRPDLPFPDPVDVVVTGLSGDTVHVHDDEPAELPLAGFMAAWSAIKKSKHHLIEVTGPATGAPDVTGAIRDTVSKLTGPVLGNSFDVNFGLSGMRKLAAQLADTTGKQGWTRRFGNDPGPVLDRLRDCLEVEYTAPGATRPLYADFLAETGHAEAAAVYREAGKQWSRVAAARTSFPELAELVAEAVRLEEAGVEVLRVAVEGLGELTDPDGR from the coding sequence ATGACCGACCACAAGCATCTCAAGCGCCGGGTCCGCGAGCGCATGGCCAAGACCGGCGAGTCCTACACCACCGCCCACCGCCACGTGGCCGGCCGCGCCGAGCGCCACCACCACGAGTCGGCGCTGCTGCGGCGCGTGCTGGGCGGCGGCTGCTCCGAGGCCATGCTGCTGGGGCTCGGCGGCGGCATCGGGTTCATGTACTTCGTCTTCGAGTACGCCGGCCACGCCCCCATGCTGACGATCGTGGCCCAGGCGCATCCCGAGCCGATGATCCCGCGGGCGCTGGACAGGGCCGGCATCCCGTACGAGAGCCGCCAGACCGGCTCCCCCAAGGTCGCCGAGCGTCACCTGCGGGCCGCGCTCGCCGCCGGCCGGCAGCCGATCTGCCGGGTCGGCCGCTTCCAGCTGCCCTGGCGGCCGGACCTGCCGTTCCCCGACCCGGTCGATGTCGTGGTGACCGGCCTCAGCGGCGACACCGTTCACGTGCACGACGACGAGCCGGCCGAGCTGCCGCTGGCCGGCTTCATGGCGGCCTGGTCGGCCATCAAGAAGTCCAAGCACCATCTCATCGAGGTCACCGGTCCCGCGACCGGGGCGCCCGACGTGACGGGCGCGATCAGGGACACCGTCTCCAAGCTGACCGGTCCGGTGCTGGGCAACAGCTTCGACGTCAACTTCGGGCTGTCGGGCATGCGCAAGCTGGCCGCCCAGCTCGCCGACACCACCGGCAAGCAGGGCTGGACCCGCCGGTTCGGCAACGATCCCGGGCCGGTGCTGGACCGGCTGCGGGACTGCCTGGAGGTCGAGTACACCGCGCCCGGCGCCACCCGCCCGCTGTATGCCGACTTCCTGGCCGAGACCGGCCACGCCGAGGCCGCGGCCGTCTACCGGGAGGCGGGCAAGCAGTGGTCGCGGGTGGCCGCCGCCCGCACGTCGTTCCCCGAACTGGCCGAGCTCGTCGCGGAGGCCGTGCGGCTGGAGGAGGCGGGGGTGGAGGTCCTGCGAGTGGCCGTCGAAGGGCTGGGCGAACTGACCGACCCGGACGGGCGGTAA